One Brassica napus cultivar Da-Ae chromosome A5, Da-Ae, whole genome shotgun sequence DNA window includes the following coding sequences:
- the LOC106363549 gene encoding uncharacterized protein LOC106363549, with product MDEEIEKATTQIDDNALSDTDDYSDEGTNCSDPYSVLHVDSFTQAYDTAVKSRTGREMFNIRQALTGNRKTKSEFYGKINMVSGELMEKADSLGELIRKLEGQVAEIATAIKRDVGCLSGRTDLNPRRQVSAVMLRSGKNLAEDTRNNSDVGKPDDADKTGKSNSHPILLNDLDPNPSQENRKITAEKAKDKAIDLELEEDTEIEDEIDRQYGTDVDRPKTPTIDRQPEKPVDRRSTQSEPIIERVYRTLPPFPPKTQTKKSLENAIRKKALDKISVEMSLSDAIKIAPSIKKYIKDMTSPNYPIAEHSVMMISEEVSAMIKGETPTNRSDPGSFVLDCKIENTRFPRSLCDLGSSVNLMPYSVAVTFGYKEFMPTPITLVLADRSIRVPEGILEDVPIKINDCIVPTDFVVLKYRQEPKDPLILGRPFLAIAGAIIEVK from the exons ATGGATGAAGAGATAGAAAAAGCCACAA CCCAGATCGACGACAACGCTTTGTCTGACACCGATGATTATTCGGATGAAGGAACAAACTGTTCTGATCCCTACTCTGTGCTTCATGTCGATAGCtttacccaagcttatgacaCTGCTGTAAAATCACGTACCGGAAGAGAGATGTTCAATATCAGACAAGCTCTTACTGGCAACCGTAAGACAAAATCGGAGTTTTACGGAAAGATAAATATGGTTTCTGGAGAATTAATGGAGAAAGCAGATTCTTTAGGAGAACTAATCCGAAAATTAGAAGGTCAAGTAGCTGAGATTGCAACTGCCATAAAAAGAGATGTTGGATGTCTTTCCGGAAGAACTGATTTAAACCCGAGACGTCAAGTCAGTGCCGTAATGCTGCGCAGCGGGAAAAACCTCGCAGAAGATACGAGGAATAACTCAGATGTTGGAAAGCCTGACGACGCTGACAAGACCGGAAAAAGCAACTCTCATCCTATTCTTCTTAACGATCTTGACCCAAATCCATCTCAAGAGAACCGGAAAATCACCGCTGAAAAGGCTAAGGACAAGGCAATAGACTTAGAACTAGAAGAAGATACAGAGATTGAGgacgaaatcgatcgacagtatggaactgacgtcgatcgacccAAAACacctaccatcgatcgacaacctgaaaaacccgtcgatcgacggtCTACTCAATCCGAGCCCATAATTGAAAGAGTCTATAGAACTTTACCCCCTTTTCCTCCTAAAACGCAAACTAAGAAATCATTAGAAAATGCGATACGCAAGAAAGCCTTAGACAAAATTTCTGTTGAGATGTCCCTTAGTGATGCTATAAAGATAGCACCTTCGATTAAGAAGTATATAAAGGACATGACATCTCCAAACTACCCAATTGCGGAACATAGCGTGATGATGATTTCAGAAGAGGTAAGTGCTATGATTAAAGGAGAAACTCCAACAAACAGATCAGATCCTGGTAGTTTCGTCCTAGattgtaaaatagaaaacacGCGCTTTCCTAGATCATTATGTGACCTCGGCTCTAGCGTAAACCTTATGCCTTACTCTGTTGCAGTGACGTTTGGATATAAAGAGTTTATGCCAACTCCGATCACCCTGGTTTTAGCTGATAGATCTATTAGGGTACCCGAGGGAATTCTCGAAGATGTTCCCATAAAGATTAACGATTGCATCGTGCCTACGGATTTTGTTGTGTTGAAATACAGACAAGAACCCAAAGACCCCCTCATTCTGGGTCGGCCATTCCTAGCTATAGCTGGAGCAATCATTGAAGTCAAATAA